GCGAATGAAAGCTCGCCTAAACCGAGTATATCACGTTCGATACGATTTTTTCCACGGCAACTATAAGGGAACCTCTAAAAAGGCTGCTCCTCGGAGAGATCGTTCCGACGGAGCCCAGGACCCGTATACTCGACATGCCGTTGTGTAGTACGAATAGGGCGACAGGACGTCGCCCCAAGCCGAGGGGGCACAGGACGTGCCCTCCGAGGCGGTTCGTACGGAACAGGCAGGTCGAGTATACGATTGGGCAAAACAGGGCGCAGGCGGGACGGTCTTTCCGAGGAGACTCAAAGGTGAGTTTTTAGAGGTTCCCATAAGAGATAGCTTTCATCTTTCCCCTTCTTTATGTAAAATTAGGCTGAGAGAGTAGCCGGTACTCCCCTGAGAGATGGGGGGATTTTTTTATCTTTTGGAGGGGATTTTGTATGGGTTCAGAGGACAGATATCATAAGACGTTTACCGTCTCTTGGGAGCAGATGCAGAGGGACTGTAAGGCTTTGGCCTGGAGGTTGCTGGATCGTAAGTGGGAGAGGATCATAGGCATAGCCAGGGGAGGACTCATCCCTGCGGCCATAATGGCCAGGGAGCTTGACGTTAAGCTGGTGGACACGGTGTGTATCTCCAGCTATACCATGAAACGTCAGGGAGAGCTCCAGATAATCAAGAATATCGATACCTCCAGCAAAGGAGAGGGTTGGCTCATAGTGGACGATCTGGTGGACACAGGCAAGACCGCCAAGGTGGTAAGAGAGATGTTCCCCGAGGCCCGTTTCGCCACGGTCTACGCTAAGCCCGAGGGCAAGCCCTACGTGGATACCTACGTCACCGAGGTCAGCCAGGACACCTGGATACTGTTCCCCTGGGACGCCGAGGCCCAGTACTCCGATCCTATAAGCATGAGAAAAGATTGAAAGAACAGGCCCGAACTATAGTTCGGGCCTGTTCTTTAGACTAAGGCTGTTCCACAAGGGTGACAGGTAGCCTGTCTCCCTCCTCCGGGACCATGCAGATGAAGTGGAAGTCCTGGTCTCCCGCCTGGAAGCGATGGACGACCTTAGGTGGAATGTAAAACCATCCCCCTTCCTCCATGTGAAAGGCCTCTCCGTCGACCTCCCCTGTGGCGTTCCCTTTGAGTATTAGTCCCCAGTGGGGCCAGTCGTGGCGGTGTAGAGGGTTGCCCGTTCCCGCCTTGATGGTGAAGTAGCGGACCACGTGTCCCGGCCAGTCGTTGATCTCCGGGCTGAATACTACTCGCTTTTCCATGGTCGGACCGCTGGCTTGGTGCAGCGGTATGTCTTTAAGAGATCCTGTATATTTCCCCATATATGTCTCCCCCTCTTTCTCCCACTACAGGGCCGATGGACAGCCCGCCGAACCCTTCCCCGATTCTACCGCTATTATCTCCGCCATTATGGATATGGCTATCTCCTGAGGTGAGCCAGCACCTATGCTGAGGCCGATAGGGGTGTGGATCCTCGAAAGGTGGTCCTCCGAGACCCCCTCGCCTCTTAGCCTCCCCCATAGTTTAGCCGCCTTCGTCTTAGACGACAACATGCCTATGTAGGACGCACCGCATCCGTCGAGAAGCTTTACGACGTCGCCGTCCTTGCCGTGTCCCCAGGTGCATATGACCACCGATACCCCCTGAACCAGGTCCAGGTGGGGCAGGGCCTCCTCCAGCGGTACGTTTATAACTCTGGCCTCTTCCGCCGTTTTTATGCCCTGACGGTCGTCCCAGAAGGTCACAGAGTAGCCGCAGAAGGACGCTATCGTCCCGACGGCCTGTCCGACGTGGCCCGCTCCGAATATGACCACCTCTCGCCTTTTGCCCAGTAGCTCAAGGAAGACCGACGTGGCACCGCCGCAGATAAGCCCAGTTCCGCCGGATTCCCCGGGGTCCAGCCGGTATTCCAGTATCCTGTGGGGAGTTCCACTCGATATCATCTCCAGGGCCATGGAGATGGTCTTTCGCTCCAGGTCTCCGCCTCCGACGGTCCCCTTTATGGATCCTTCAGGGTCGACCCACATCTTAGCCCCAACCCGGCAGGGAGTGGATCCGTTTTTTCCTACGACGGTACAGAGAACCCCTAGAGAGTTGTGATTGATAGCCTGTTCCAGGGATTTTAGAATATCTCCGTTCACCTCAGTCACCCCATCTGTCCATCGGCAGCCAGTTGGTCCGCCTTAGATTTTTTTTGCCCTCGGTAAAGTCGATAACGTGTATTCCGCAGTGATCGTGATCTATGCGGAAAGCTACCCTGAGAGGGATCCCTATGGTTCGCCATAGTATGGACCTAAAAAGGCCTCCGTGGCCGAAAAGGGCTATCGGCCCTTGATTGTCCTGGATCAGTCGGTTCAGGGCGTCGGTGGCCCTTTCCGCTACGTCCTGAAAACTTTCACCTCCAGGAGGGCGAAATGTCTCTATGTCTCTCCATCGGTTTTCAAAGTCATCGGGGAAATCACGGGACACTACCTCGAAAGGGACCATCTCCCATGATCCCATATCGATCTCCCTCAGTTCGTTCACGATCTCCGGTTCCAGTCCAGAAAGCCTGGCGGTCTCCAGAGCTCGGGAGAGAGGGCTTGAAAAGGTCTTTAGAGGTCCTATGGCCTTCCAGATAGGGGCTAGTTCTCTTGCCTGTTCCCTCCCTTTTTCCGAGAGGTGGAGATCGGTGGACCCGTAAAACACCTTTTTTACCGGCAGGGCTGGCTGGCCGTGGCGGACCAGAAACACCGTAGTCATCTAAGGGCCTCCATGGCGTTACAGCCCAGTATCTCCGATAGATGATCCAAGATGGTTTGGGCCTTTTTCAGCCTCCTTACCGCCCCTTTCTGTGCCTTTTCGTCACCTTTAAACTTGGCCATCATTCCCTCAAGCCGCTGTTCTATGGAGCAAAGTCCGTCATTACAGGTGAGCTTGTCCGCCAGATAGAGGATTGTCCCTTCGTCTAAGGTCCCGTCGTAGGGGTGATCCATATGGGTGGCGACGAGCCTGGCTACGGAGAAAAACCCCCGCTCCCTGAGGAATTCCGCCCCTGCGAGGCCGTGCTTTTTCTCCGTCCGACAGAGGTCGTGGAGGAGGGCGGCGGCCCTGAGCAGGCCTTTGTCAATCCTGATGCCCTTTTCCTCCAGTAGTGTGGCTATCTCCATGGCGGTCTGGGTTACCCTCATCTCGTGTCTCAGGACGTTCTCCGGCGTCCCCGCCAGTTCCTCCAGGGCCTTTATCTCCATATCTGTAGGCAGATCCCTCCTGGCCGCCAGGGAGGATAGATATCGGTGGTCTTCGGGCCTGTCCATGTCCAGGTCGATCCCCTGGTCCACCACCGTAATATCACAGGCCAGGGGCTCCAGGCTCTCAAGGGCCCCCCTGAGCCCCATCTCTCCGTCCCAGTTCAGTATGTGGTCCATGAGTGACCGATGGATCAACGGTGGGTGTCCTCTTTTGTCCATGAACCGAGGATATAACAAAGGCCCCTCCTCCTCGGTCAGTCTAGAGAGGGTAGATGGCCTGACCAGAGGGACGTCCACAGGTAGGAAGAAAAACCGATCCCAGTCCTGGGGGATCGATTTTATGCCTTTTTTAGCCGATGAGAACATCCCCTTCATGTATTCGAGGTTATGGACTGTGGAGCAGTTCAGGGCCCTTGCCAGAGGTTCGACCTGATCCCTCCAGTGTCCTGTTATCACGGTGATGAGGTCCACCCCCGATTCCCTTAGGGAGGTCACGATCCAGGTCAGGGCTGGCTTCCCCTCTATCTCCATAGTGGCCTTGCATTCTCCCATCCGTGAGGCGAGGCCCGCCGCCGGTACTATAGCCCCGGTTTTTAGCATGACCTGGGGCATATGTGCTTTAGTTCCAGGAGAGTAGCCGGTCCCGATATGGTGGTTCCGAAGAAGGTCAGCTCTTTTCCTCTGGAGCGGAAGGTCTCTAAAAGGGAGTCGGCGGTTCCGTTGGACAGGGACGATCCGGTGGCGAGACATATAGAGGCCTGATCGGCCATGGCCTTCAGGTCTCTGTC
The uncultured Dethiosulfovibrio sp. genome window above contains:
- a CDS encoding cupin domain-containing protein → MGKYTGSLKDIPLHQASGPTMEKRVVFSPEINDWPGHVVRYFTIKAGTGNPLHRHDWPHWGLILKGNATGEVDGEAFHMEEGGWFYIPPKVVHRFQAGDQDFHFICMVPEEGDRLPVTLVEQP
- a CDS encoding DVU_1551 family NTP transferase, which translates into the protein MPQVMLKTGAIVPAAGLASRMGECKATMEIEGKPALTWIVTSLRESGVDLITVITGHWRDQVEPLARALNCSTVHNLEYMKGMFSSAKKGIKSIPQDWDRFFFLPVDVPLVRPSTLSRLTEEEGPLLYPRFMDKRGHPPLIHRSLMDHILNWDGEMGLRGALESLEPLACDITVVDQGIDLDMDRPEDHRYLSSLAARRDLPTDMEIKALEELAGTPENVLRHEMRVTQTAMEIATLLEEKGIRIDKGLLRAAALLHDLCRTEKKHGLAGAEFLRERGFFSVARLVATHMDHPYDGTLDEGTILYLADKLTCNDGLCSIEQRLEGMMAKFKGDEKAQKGAVRRLKKAQTILDHLSEILGCNAMEALR
- a CDS encoding histidine phosphatase family protein, with translation MTTVFLVRHGQPALPVKKVFYGSTDLHLSEKGREQARELAPIWKAIGPLKTFSSPLSRALETARLSGLEPEIVNELREIDMGSWEMVPFEVVSRDFPDDFENRWRDIETFRPPGGESFQDVAERATDALNRLIQDNQGPIALFGHGGLFRSILWRTIGIPLRVAFRIDHDHCGIHVIDFTEGKKNLRRTNWLPMDRWGD
- the gpt gene encoding xanthine phosphoribosyltransferase, encoding MGSEDRYHKTFTVSWEQMQRDCKALAWRLLDRKWERIIGIARGGLIPAAIMARELDVKLVDTVCISSYTMKRQGELQIIKNIDTSSKGEGWLIVDDLVDTGKTAKVVREMFPEARFATVYAKPEGKPYVDTYVTEVSQDTWILFPWDAEAQYSDPISMRKD
- a CDS encoding XdhC family protein, producing the protein MNGDILKSLEQAINHNSLGVLCTVVGKNGSTPCRVGAKMWVDPEGSIKGTVGGGDLERKTISMALEMISSGTPHRILEYRLDPGESGGTGLICGGATSVFLELLGKRREVVIFGAGHVGQAVGTIASFCGYSVTFWDDRQGIKTAEEARVINVPLEEALPHLDLVQGVSVVICTWGHGKDGDVVKLLDGCGASYIGMLSSKTKAAKLWGRLRGEGVSEDHLSRIHTPIGLSIGAGSPQEIAISIMAEIIAVESGKGSAGCPSAL